The Bradyrhizobium barranii subsp. barranii genome segment GAGAACTCCCTCTCCCCGCAAATGCGCAAAGGGCGGATGCAGATACGACGCGTCGTCTCAGGCTCCTCCGCACGCGGTCAGTGGATCGTAATCGGGCCGCATCAGCATCGCGTGGAGCTGGCGCCGCCGAATGCCCATGTTGCCACCGTCGAAGATCGGCAGCGCCAACGCGTCCTGCAACAAGCGGCCGAACGGCGCCGCGTGATCATAGCTGTCGATGCCGACCACGCGCATCAGGTCGGTGATGACCCGCACCGCGGCTTCGGAGCCGAAGATCTTGGCCTGGACCGCGAGCTCGTCGGCGCCCGGTGATTGCGTATCGAGCGCATGGCAGGCCCGCCAGCTCAGGTAGCGCGCGGCTTCGATAGTGGTCTTGGCATCGGCGAGTGCATAGCCGATGGAGTGGACGCCCCCCGACGGCATCGATTGTGCCAAAGTGCGGGTGTTGAAACCCGGTAAGGAGGACGTCCATGGACGACGAGGTTAGCATCATCGGTTTAGATTTGGCCAAGAACGTGTTTCAGGTCCACGGCGCGGGGCAGGACGGAAGGATGATCCTGCGTAAAAAGCTCAACCGCAGCAGATTGCTCGAGTTTTTCGCCAAGTTGCCAAGGTGTGTGGTCGCAATGGAGGCCTGCGCCAGCGCCCACTATTGGGGACGGGAGATTGGTAAATTTGGGCACGAGGTCCGGCTGATCCATCCCTCCTACGTGAAGCCCTTCGTTAAGCGTCAGAAGAACGATGCCGCGGATGCGGAAGCGATCGCCGAAGCCGCGTCTCGACCAACGATGCGCTTTGTCGGCGTCAAGAGCGCCGAGAAGCAAGCCTCTTCCATGGCATTCAAGGTTCGTGATCTCTTGGTTCGACAGCGTACACAGGCGATCAACGCTTTGCGCGGACATCTTGCGGAATACGGCTTGATCGTGGCTCAGGGCGTCAGACATATCCCCCGATTGCATGAGCTCCTGACAATATATCCGGACCTGCCCGATCTCGCTCGTGGCCTTTGCCAGACTCTCTTGAAGCACGTGGAATCCCTGTCGGAGCAGATTGCAGAGCTTGAGAAGGGACTGCGAGTGCGCGCGAGACAGGACGAGGTGGCCTCTCGCTTAATGACCATTCCGGGGATCGGGGCAATCTGCGCCACAGCGATAGAGGCCTTGGCGCCCTCGGCGGAGACCTTTTCCAAGGGGCGTGATTTTGCGGCCTGGATTGGTCTCACGCCCAAACAGAATTCTTCCGGAGGCAAGGACAGGCTTGGCAAAATCTCCAGGATGGGCCGGCGAGATCTCCGACGGCTCCTCGTGCTTGGTGCCACCGCCGTGGTGCGATGGGCAAGACGATATGGACCGCCAGCAGGATCCTGGCTCGCGAGAATGCTCTTGAAGAAGCCACCAAAGCTGATCGCGGTCGCTCTAGCGAACAAATTGGCGCGTATCGCTTGGGCCTTGATGGTCCGCGGTGGCGCTTATCAAGCTCCAGCGTCTGGCGCTGCGTAACGCAGGGCCAGAAGCCGAGAGACGTCGGGAATGTGGTAAGGTCTAACGGAGGATTATGGGCAATCGGTCAGGGACTGGGATTGGAAGAATCAACAGGTGGATGAGTGCCAGAGAGCACGCATAGCCGAATTGGATCCAATCCACGCATTCCATAAGGGCCCGCGACGTGTCGAGGTCGCATCACGAGGCCGGACACACGTCAGCACCCGACCACATGCCTGTTCCGAAGTTAAATTTTGCTTGCATTTAGTGGGGCGTCCACACACGACCGCCTGATGCTCGATGATCGCCTGTGCCCCGCCGCGTTTCTCGGTGCGGGCAAAATGCAGTG includes the following:
- a CDS encoding IS110 family RNA-guided transposase translates to MDDEVSIIGLDLAKNVFQVHGAGQDGRMILRKKLNRSRLLEFFAKLPRCVVAMEACASAHYWGREIGKFGHEVRLIHPSYVKPFVKRQKNDAADAEAIAEAASRPTMRFVGVKSAEKQASSMAFKVRDLLVRQRTQAINALRGHLAEYGLIVAQGVRHIPRLHELLTIYPDLPDLARGLCQTLLKHVESLSEQIAELEKGLRVRARQDEVASRLMTIPGIGAICATAIEALAPSAETFSKGRDFAAWIGLTPKQNSSGGKDRLGKISRMGRRDLRRLLVLGATAVVRWARRYGPPAGSWLARMLLKKPPKLIAVALANKLARIAWALMVRGGAYQAPASGAA
- a CDS encoding acyl-CoA dehydrogenase family protein, with protein sequence MPSGGVHSIGYALADAKTTIEAARYLSWRACHALDTQSPGADELAVQAKIFGSEAAVRVITDLMRVVGIDSYDHAAPFGRLLQDALALPIFDGGNMGIRRRQLHAMLMRPDYDPLTACGGA